From a single Microbacterium terrisoli genomic region:
- a CDS encoding ABC transporter permease, whose protein sequence is MTPSAPTRAAAASLPGGPTFAQSAWLVAEREIGSKLRSKAFVISTAIMLLIALAGVVWGGISAANPSQTPVAVTSETSSVVQGMSNLAVTTSDSADAATELVRSGKVDAAIVPDASSPTHTKIVAKDNAPSELIAQLSVSPTVQLLNASPQDALLRYLVAIGFGVVFLFAASLFGSTIAQSVVEEKQTRIVEILISAIPVRALLAGKVLGNTILAIGQIVVLVAIAIVGLGITGQGDVLAGLGGPMVWFAIFFLFGFVLLASLFAGAGAMVSRQEDIGSTTMPITTLILAPYIMVIIFNDNPVVLTVMSYVPFSAPVAMPLRLYVGDAMWWEPLVSLVLLIATCAAAIVVGSKIYSNALLRMGGRVKLAEALKS, encoded by the coding sequence ATCACCCCCTCCGCCCCGACGCGGGCGGCCGCGGCATCCCTACCCGGCGGCCCGACGTTCGCACAGAGCGCCTGGCTTGTCGCCGAGCGCGAGATCGGCTCGAAGCTGCGCAGCAAGGCGTTCGTCATCTCGACGGCGATCATGCTGCTGATCGCCCTCGCCGGCGTCGTGTGGGGCGGGATCTCCGCGGCCAACCCGTCGCAGACCCCGGTCGCCGTCACCAGCGAGACCAGTTCTGTCGTGCAGGGCATGAGCAATCTCGCCGTGACCACCTCCGACTCCGCGGACGCTGCGACCGAGCTGGTGCGCAGCGGCAAAGTGGATGCGGCCATCGTCCCCGACGCGAGTTCGCCGACGCACACCAAGATCGTCGCGAAAGACAACGCGCCCAGCGAGCTGATCGCACAGCTGAGCGTGTCGCCGACGGTGCAGCTGCTGAACGCGAGCCCGCAGGACGCGCTGCTGCGCTACCTGGTGGCGATCGGATTCGGCGTCGTGTTCCTGTTCGCGGCATCCTTGTTCGGATCCACGATCGCGCAGAGCGTCGTCGAAGAGAAGCAGACACGCATCGTCGAGATCCTCATCTCGGCCATCCCTGTGCGGGCGCTGCTGGCCGGCAAGGTGCTCGGCAACACGATCCTCGCGATAGGCCAGATCGTCGTCCTTGTCGCGATCGCCATCGTCGGCCTGGGCATCACCGGCCAAGGCGACGTGCTGGCCGGGCTGGGCGGGCCGATGGTGTGGTTCGCGATCTTCTTCCTCTTCGGGTTCGTGCTGCTCGCGTCATTGTTCGCCGGGGCCGGGGCCATGGTCTCGCGTCAGGAGGACATCGGCTCGACCACGATGCCGATCACGACGCTGATCCTCGCGCCGTACATCATGGTGATCATCTTCAACGACAACCCTGTCGTGCTCACGGTCATGTCGTACGTGCCGTTCTCGGCACCGGTGGCCATGCCGCTGCGGCTGTACGTGGGCGATGCGATGTGGTGGGAGCCGCTGGTCTCGCTCGTGCTGCTGATCGCGACGTGTGCCGCTGCGATCGTGGTCGGCTCGAAGATCTACAGCAACGCGCTGCTGCGCATGGGCGGACGGGTCAAGCTCGCCGAGGCCCTGAAGTCCTGA
- a CDS encoding glycoside hydrolase family 15 protein — protein MTVPIEDYAILSNSRTAAMVSRDGSIDWLCLPRLDSPSVFGAMLGTAEQGCWSLRPTDAAATSTRRYDGDTFILVTRWETPTGTAEVHELIPLSQHRHKDMERVDVIRRVVGVRGSVEFEQLLRLRFDYARALPWVRQIGTAEAPEVLAIAGPTGVVVRGAALKAADHVHRGTVTVGAGEHVDLTLTSFPSHLHPPTVLDVEEAIIHTRGWWQSWASRIEHAGPHHGLVVRSLLTLRALTNRETGGIAAAATTSLPEDFGGERNWDYRYVWLRDAALTLEALLGHGFVGLAEHWREWLLRAVAGDPADLQIMYGLGGERDLLERELTSLPGYAASSPVRIGNGAALQYQADVVGEVLVTLSAARDAGLPDSAYSWPLAKSLITYSARQLERPDNGLWEIRGEPHMFTHSRVMLWAGFDRAVRAVEVHGLHGPVGEWRALRDRMKDEIDQHGVVDGHFTQYYGTDEVDASLLLLPQVGFCAPDDPRMLATVAEIERDLMEDGLLRRYRTTSGVDGLSGTEHPFLACSFWLVEQYAATGRLDEARALMDRLCGLANDVGMLSEEYDLANKRQVGNTPQAFSHLALVRAADALVRARHKPR, from the coding sequence ATGACGGTTCCGATTGAAGATTATGCGATTCTCAGCAACAGCCGTACCGCGGCCATGGTGTCGCGCGACGGCAGCATCGACTGGCTGTGCCTTCCACGCCTGGATTCCCCGTCGGTGTTCGGGGCGATGCTGGGCACGGCGGAGCAGGGATGCTGGAGCCTGCGCCCGACAGATGCGGCGGCCACCTCCACCCGTCGCTACGACGGCGACACGTTCATCCTCGTGACGCGATGGGAGACGCCGACCGGCACCGCCGAGGTGCACGAGCTCATTCCGCTGTCGCAGCACCGGCACAAGGACATGGAGCGGGTCGATGTGATCCGCCGGGTCGTCGGGGTGCGCGGCAGCGTCGAATTCGAGCAGCTGTTGCGGCTGCGGTTCGACTACGCGCGTGCGCTGCCGTGGGTGCGCCAGATCGGCACGGCCGAGGCGCCGGAGGTGCTGGCGATCGCGGGACCCACCGGCGTGGTGGTGCGCGGCGCGGCGCTCAAAGCCGCCGACCACGTGCACCGCGGCACCGTGACGGTGGGTGCCGGCGAGCACGTCGACCTGACGCTCACATCGTTCCCCTCGCATCTGCACCCGCCGACGGTGCTCGATGTGGAAGAGGCCATCATCCACACCCGCGGGTGGTGGCAGTCCTGGGCGTCGCGCATCGAGCACGCCGGCCCGCACCACGGTCTGGTCGTGCGCTCGCTGCTCACGCTGCGCGCCCTGACCAACCGCGAGACGGGGGGCATCGCCGCCGCAGCCACCACGTCGCTGCCCGAGGATTTCGGCGGGGAGCGCAATTGGGACTACCGCTACGTCTGGCTGCGCGATGCGGCCCTCACGCTCGAGGCGCTGCTGGGCCACGGGTTCGTGGGCCTTGCCGAGCACTGGCGGGAGTGGCTGCTGCGGGCCGTGGCCGGCGACCCCGCCGACCTGCAGATCATGTACGGCCTGGGCGGTGAGCGCGACCTGCTCGAGCGCGAGCTGACGAGCCTGCCCGGGTACGCGGCATCCTCCCCCGTCCGCATCGGCAACGGCGCCGCGTTGCAGTACCAGGCCGACGTGGTCGGTGAAGTGCTGGTCACCCTGTCGGCTGCGCGCGATGCGGGCCTGCCCGATTCTGCGTATTCGTGGCCGCTGGCCAAGTCGCTCATCACCTATTCGGCGCGCCAGCTCGAACGCCCCGACAACGGACTGTGGGAGATCCGCGGCGAGCCGCACATGTTCACGCACTCGCGGGTCATGCTGTGGGCCGGCTTCGACCGCGCCGTGCGCGCCGTCGAAGTGCACGGGCTGCACGGCCCGGTCGGCGAGTGGCGTGCCCTGCGTGACCGCATGAAGGACGAGATCGACCAGCACGGCGTCGTTGACGGCCACTTCACGCAGTACTACGGCACCGACGAGGTGGATGCCTCGCTGCTGCTTCTGCCGCAGGTCGGGTTCTGCGCTCCCGATGACCCGCGCATGCTCGCCACCGTCGCCGAGATCGAGCGCGACCTGATGGAGGACGGCCTGCTGCGCCGGTATCGCACCACGAGCGGCGTGGACGGACTGAGCGGCACCGAGCATCCCTTTCTCGCCTGCTCGTTCTGGCTCGTCGAGCAGTATGCGGCCACCGGCAGGCTCGACGAGGCGCGCGCCCTCATGGATCGGCTGTGCGGCCTGGCCAACGACGTCGGCATGCTCTCGGAGGAATACGATCTCGCGAACAAGCGCCAGGTGGGAAACACCCCGCAGGCGTTCAGCCACCTGGCGCTTGTTCGCGCCGCCGACGCGCTGGTACGCGCCCGGCACAAGCCGCGGTAG
- a CDS encoding TlpA family protein disulfide reductase translates to MDRLETAGSAYPAPELDVTQWFGGETSLQQLRGRVVMIEAFQMLCPGCLSYGLPQAQRVRKQFPEVAVIGVHTVFEHHEVTGPEALKVFLGEFGILFPVGVDRHDGQRIPVTMRAYELEGTPSTILIDRAGNLRFTHLGALPELQLGAMLGELQAEPA, encoded by the coding sequence ATGGACCGCCTCGAAACGGCGGGGTCGGCATACCCCGCTCCCGAACTGGATGTGACGCAGTGGTTCGGCGGTGAGACGTCGCTGCAGCAGCTGCGCGGCCGGGTCGTGATGATCGAGGCGTTCCAGATGCTGTGTCCGGGATGCCTCAGCTATGGCCTGCCGCAGGCGCAGCGCGTGCGCAAGCAGTTTCCCGAGGTCGCCGTCATCGGCGTGCACACGGTGTTCGAGCACCACGAGGTGACCGGCCCGGAGGCCCTGAAAGTCTTCCTGGGCGAGTTCGGCATCCTCTTCCCCGTCGGCGTCGATCGCCATGACGGGCAGCGCATCCCGGTCACGATGCGCGCGTACGAGCTCGAGGGCACGCCGTCCACGATCCTGATCGATCGTGCCGGCAACCTGCGGTTCACCCACCTGGGCGCGCTGCCCGAGCTGCAGCTGGGGGCGATGCTCGGCGAGCTGCAGGCAGAGCCCGCCTAG
- a CDS encoding glucose-6-phosphate dehydrogenase, translating into MSKPTTLLILGASGDLTSRLLLPAIGQLLEREPDRHLMLKGAGSDAWSERRWKEAVRTAFASAEAEDQVERVSDTTYTKADVTDAAALTGLLDGITGSLVIYFALPPAVTAAACGVLKDLTLPEDTVLALEKPFGGDEEGARELNATLLKIVPEHRIFRVDHFLGRSTLLNILGVRFANRLIEPVWSADHVQSVLVRYDESLALEGRARYYDKAGAMIDMIQSHLLQVLAILAMEEPVDLDEIDLRDAKSAALRATHIWDDNAVRSSRRARYTAGTIDGRELPSYVDEEGVDPSRQTETLAEIVCEVRTSRWAGVPFTLRSGKALRDKTAEIVVAFKPVRHIPDGLTGAPADGGLLRLSLSPDRIELELNVNGGDDPFALRREKLSTRIGRSTLQAYTEVLSQLLDGDVALSVRGDAAEECWRIIQPVRDAWARGEVHLEDYPAGSLGPAEWATSH; encoded by the coding sequence ATGTCGAAGCCGACCACGCTGCTCATCCTCGGGGCTTCAGGCGATTTGACCTCGCGCCTGCTGCTGCCCGCCATCGGTCAATTGCTCGAGCGCGAGCCGGACCGGCACCTCATGCTGAAGGGTGCGGGGTCGGATGCCTGGTCCGAGCGCCGCTGGAAGGAGGCGGTGCGCACGGCCTTCGCATCGGCCGAGGCCGAAGACCAGGTGGAGCGGGTCTCGGACACGACCTACACGAAGGCCGATGTCACCGACGCCGCGGCGCTGACCGGGCTGCTGGACGGGATCACCGGTTCGCTGGTCATCTACTTCGCCCTGCCGCCGGCGGTGACGGCCGCCGCATGCGGGGTGCTCAAGGACCTGACGCTGCCCGAAGACACCGTGCTGGCCCTCGAGAAGCCGTTCGGCGGCGACGAGGAGGGCGCACGGGAATTGAACGCGACACTTCTGAAGATCGTGCCCGAGCACCGGATCTTCCGCGTGGATCACTTCCTCGGCCGCTCGACGCTGCTGAACATCCTGGGCGTGCGCTTCGCGAACAGGCTGATCGAGCCGGTCTGGTCGGCCGACCACGTGCAGTCGGTGCTCGTGCGGTACGACGAGTCCCTGGCGCTGGAGGGCCGAGCTCGGTACTACGACAAGGCCGGCGCGATGATCGACATGATCCAGAGCCACCTGCTGCAGGTGCTGGCCATACTCGCCATGGAAGAACCCGTCGACCTCGACGAGATCGACCTGCGCGACGCGAAGAGCGCCGCCCTGCGCGCAACGCACATCTGGGACGACAACGCGGTGCGCTCGTCGCGTCGGGCCCGCTACACGGCAGGCACGATCGACGGGCGTGAACTGCCGTCATACGTCGACGAAGAGGGTGTCGATCCGTCCCGCCAGACCGAGACCCTGGCTGAGATCGTGTGCGAGGTGCGCACGTCTCGATGGGCTGGGGTGCCCTTCACCCTGCGCAGCGGCAAGGCCCTGCGCGACAAGACCGCCGAGATCGTCGTGGCGTTCAAGCCGGTGCGACACATCCCCGATGGGCTCACCGGGGCGCCGGCCGATGGCGGCCTGCTGCGTCTGAGCCTCAGCCCGGACCGCATCGAGCTCGAGCTGAACGTCAACGGCGGCGACGACCCCTTCGCCCTGCGCCGTGAGAAGCTGTCGACCCGCATCGGCAGGAGCACGCTGCAGGCCTACACCGAAGTGCTCTCGCAGCTGCTCGACGGCGATGTCGCGCTGTCGGTGCGCGGCGACGCGGCCGAGGAATGCTGGCGCATCATCCAGCCGGTGCGCGACGCGTGGGCGCGCGGCGAGGTCCATCTCGAGGACTACCCGGCCGGGTCGCTGGGCCCCGCGGAGTGGGCCACCTCGCACTGA
- a CDS encoding ATP-dependent Clp protease ATP-binding subunit, with amino-acid sequence MNAQPQPGQEEQQSALEQFGINLTDRARQGKLDPVIGRDNEIRRVSQVLTRRTKNNPVLIGEPGVGKTAVVEGLAQRIVAGDVAESLKDKELVALDISALVAGAMYRGQFEERLKSVLKEITESDGKVITFIDELHVLMGAGGGEGSVAASNMLKPMLARGELRLIGATTLDEYREFIEKDAALERRFQQVYVGEPSVEDTIAILRGLKGRYEAHHGVTISDSALVAAAALSNRYISSRQLPDKAIDLIDEAMSRLKMEIDSSPVEIDQLKRQVDRMRLEELALKKEKDAASKERLAKLREQMAEAEKKLGGLEERWARERAGLTRVGDLKKQLDEAVTARDRALREADYAKASRLEYETIKKLQEQLADAERAEADPAQERMVNEQVTDEDIAAVIASWTGIPVGRLLQGESEKLLHLESELGKRLIGQKDAVKAVSDAVRRSRAGISDPNRPTGSFLFLGPTGVGKTELAKALAEFLFDDEHAMVRIDMSEYGEKHSVSRLVGAPPGYVGYEQGGQLTEAVRRRPYSVVLLDEVEKAHPEVFDVLLQVLDDGRLTDGQGRTVDFTNVILVLTSNIGSPILIDPVLSTEQKHAQVMDLVRASFRPEFLNRLDDIVMFSSLSEDDLAQIVELSVDQLQRRLHERRLTLAVTPDARAWLATRGYDPVFGARPLRRLIQSEIQNRLATSILAGTVHDGDVVRVDVAADGSQLVLTSSGPETAAGAGGEDDDEVIEAELLD; translated from the coding sequence ATGAACGCACAACCGCAGCCCGGGCAGGAGGAGCAGCAGAGCGCCCTCGAACAGTTCGGCATCAACCTCACCGATCGCGCGCGACAGGGCAAGCTCGACCCCGTCATCGGGCGTGACAACGAGATCCGTCGCGTCAGTCAGGTGCTGACCCGGCGCACGAAGAACAACCCCGTGCTCATCGGCGAGCCCGGCGTCGGCAAGACCGCCGTCGTCGAGGGGCTCGCCCAGCGCATCGTCGCGGGCGATGTCGCAGAGTCGCTGAAAGACAAAGAGCTGGTGGCTCTGGACATCTCCGCGCTGGTGGCCGGCGCGATGTACCGCGGTCAGTTCGAAGAGCGGCTGAAGAGCGTGCTCAAGGAGATCACCGAGTCCGACGGCAAGGTCATCACGTTCATCGACGAGCTGCACGTGCTGATGGGTGCCGGCGGCGGCGAGGGATCGGTTGCAGCATCCAACATGCTCAAGCCCATGCTCGCGCGCGGCGAGCTGCGACTGATCGGCGCCACGACACTCGACGAGTACCGGGAGTTCATCGAGAAGGATGCCGCGCTGGAGCGCCGCTTTCAGCAGGTCTATGTCGGCGAGCCCAGCGTGGAAGACACGATCGCGATCCTGCGCGGTCTGAAGGGCCGCTACGAGGCCCACCACGGCGTGACCATCAGCGACAGCGCACTGGTCGCGGCGGCGGCGCTGTCGAACCGGTACATCTCCAGCAGGCAGCTGCCCGACAAGGCGATCGACCTGATCGACGAGGCGATGAGCCGGCTGAAGATGGAGATCGACTCGAGCCCCGTCGAGATCGACCAGCTCAAGCGCCAGGTCGACCGCATGCGCCTCGAAGAGCTCGCTCTGAAGAAGGAGAAGGATGCCGCGTCGAAGGAGCGGCTGGCGAAGCTGCGCGAGCAGATGGCCGAGGCCGAGAAGAAGCTCGGCGGGCTCGAAGAGCGCTGGGCGCGCGAGCGCGCGGGGCTGACCCGCGTCGGCGACCTGAAGAAGCAGCTCGACGAGGCCGTCACCGCCCGCGACCGGGCTCTGCGCGAAGCCGACTACGCGAAGGCCTCGCGGCTCGAGTACGAGACGATCAAGAAGCTGCAGGAGCAGCTGGCCGACGCCGAGCGCGCCGAGGCCGACCCTGCGCAGGAGCGCATGGTCAACGAGCAGGTCACCGATGAGGACATCGCCGCGGTCATCGCGTCGTGGACCGGCATTCCGGTGGGGCGGTTGCTGCAGGGCGAGAGCGAGAAGCTGCTGCACCTCGAGTCCGAACTGGGCAAACGGCTGATCGGGCAGAAGGACGCCGTGAAGGCGGTGTCGGATGCCGTGCGCCGCTCGCGTGCGGGCATCAGCGACCCGAACCGGCCGACCGGCTCGTTCCTGTTCCTCGGGCCGACCGGCGTCGGCAAGACCGAGCTGGCCAAGGCGCTGGCGGAGTTCCTGTTCGACGACGAGCACGCCATGGTGCGCATCGACATGTCCGAGTACGGCGAGAAGCACTCCGTCTCGCGGCTGGTCGGGGCACCTCCGGGCTACGTCGGCTATGAGCAGGGCGGCCAGCTCACCGAAGCCGTGCGCCGGCGCCCGTACTCGGTCGTGCTGCTGGACGAGGTGGAGAAGGCCCACCCCGAGGTGTTCGACGTGCTGCTGCAGGTGCTCGACGACGGGCGCCTCACCGACGGGCAGGGTCGCACGGTCGACTTCACGAATGTGATCCTGGTCCTCACGAGCAACATCGGCTCGCCGATCCTCATCGATCCGGTGCTGTCGACCGAGCAGAAGCACGCACAGGTCATGGACCTGGTGAGGGCCTCGTTCCGGCCCGAGTTCCTGAACCGGCTCGATGATATCGTGATGTTCTCGTCGCTGAGCGAGGACGATCTCGCGCAGATCGTCGAGCTGTCGGTCGACCAGCTGCAGCGCCGCCTGCACGAGCGTCGCCTGACGCTGGCGGTCACCCCTGACGCCCGCGCCTGGCTCGCGACGCGCGGCTACGACCCCGTGTTCGGGGCGCGCCCGCTGCGCCGGCTCATCCAGAGCGAGATCCAGAACCGGCTCGCCACGTCGATTCTGGCGGGCACCGTGCACGACGGCGACGTCGTGCGGGTGGATGTCGCGGCCGACGGATCGCAGCTGGTGCTCACCAGCAGCGGCCCCGAGACGGCAGCCGGCGCCGGAGGCGAGGATGACGACGAGGTGATCGAGGCCGAGCTGCTGGACTGA
- a CDS encoding hydroxypyruvate isomerase family protein: MAYTVNCSILLTELPLLERPPAAKAAGFDAVEFWWPFADSVPADREVDAFIGAIRDAGVQLTGLNFAAGDLPAGDRGLVSWMGRESEFHDNIDVVVGIGRALGTTGFNALYGNRSADVDREAQDATGAANLAAAAAGVAAIGGTVLLEPVSGVPRYPLRKAADVLTVIDRVGAANVKLLADFYHLAVNGDDVAAVIEDHAADFGHIQIADAPGRGAPGTGILPLRAWIDRSRELGYAGPVSLEYAAAIDDAFAWMAAPTADPATAPETAD, from the coding sequence ATGGCCTACACCGTGAACTGCTCGATCCTTCTGACCGAGCTTCCGCTGCTCGAGCGTCCGCCGGCCGCCAAGGCCGCCGGGTTCGACGCCGTCGAGTTCTGGTGGCCGTTCGCCGATTCCGTGCCCGCCGATCGTGAGGTCGACGCATTCATCGGTGCGATACGCGACGCGGGAGTGCAGCTGACCGGACTGAACTTCGCCGCCGGCGACCTGCCTGCCGGCGACCGCGGTCTCGTGTCGTGGATGGGCCGCGAGAGCGAGTTCCACGACAACATCGACGTCGTGGTCGGCATCGGTCGGGCGCTGGGCACGACCGGATTCAATGCGCTGTACGGCAACCGCTCTGCTGACGTCGACCGTGAAGCGCAGGACGCGACGGGGGCGGCGAACCTCGCCGCCGCCGCCGCGGGCGTCGCCGCGATCGGCGGCACCGTGCTGCTCGAGCCGGTCAGCGGCGTGCCGCGCTACCCGCTGCGCAAGGCCGCCGATGTGCTGACCGTGATCGACAGGGTCGGTGCTGCCAACGTGAAGCTGCTCGCCGACTTCTATCACCTGGCCGTCAACGGCGACGACGTCGCGGCGGTGATCGAGGACCACGCGGCCGATTTCGGTCACATCCAGATCGCCGACGCCCCGGGTCGCGGTGCGCCGGGCACTGGCATCCTGCCTCTTCGCGCCTGGATCGACCGCAGCCGCGAACTCGGGTACGCCGGGCCGGTCAGCCTGGAATACGCCGCCGCCATCGACGACGCCTTCGCGTGGATGGCCGCACCGACCGCCGATCCGGCGACCGCGCCCGAGACCGCGGACTGA
- a CDS encoding glycerate kinase has product MRILIASDKFKGSLTGPEVAAALAEGIRSVDGDIHVSAVPVADGGEGTVDAAVDAGFAAEFQTVTGPTGDPVTARYAVRGTQAIIEMAAASGLNLLPGGRLAPLTATSRGTGELIRAALERGCTSIVLGVGGSACTDGGAGMLQALGLRLMDASGAEVGPGGAALAQVAQVDVSGLDGRVGATEFVLAGDVDNPLLGPEGAAAVFAPQKGARTADVALLEAALTRWAAMLESQPGVRPASTEPGAGAAGGVGFAALAALGARREPGAEVVQRLTGLAAAIDDADLVVTGEGSLDEQSLAGKAPIGVARAASAAGVPAVAVCGRTTLTPAQLQQVGFLRVYAVTDLAPDIATAIANARGYVVQLGRRLAQDAHAIVDRAAH; this is encoded by the coding sequence ATGCGCATTCTCATCGCCTCGGACAAGTTCAAGGGATCCTTGACCGGACCCGAGGTCGCGGCGGCGCTCGCGGAAGGGATCCGATCTGTCGACGGCGACATCCACGTCAGTGCGGTCCCCGTCGCCGACGGCGGTGAGGGCACGGTCGACGCCGCCGTCGACGCCGGCTTCGCCGCCGAGTTCCAGACCGTCACGGGACCCACCGGAGACCCCGTCACGGCTCGGTACGCCGTGCGCGGCACCCAGGCGATCATCGAGATGGCCGCCGCCAGCGGCCTGAACCTGCTGCCCGGCGGCAGGCTCGCACCGTTGACGGCCACCAGCCGCGGGACCGGCGAGCTGATCCGGGCGGCCCTCGAGCGCGGGTGCACCTCCATCGTGCTGGGGGTCGGCGGGTCTGCGTGCACCGACGGCGGTGCCGGGATGCTGCAGGCTCTCGGTCTGCGGCTGATGGATGCATCGGGGGCCGAGGTGGGGCCGGGCGGTGCCGCCCTCGCGCAAGTAGCGCAGGTGGATGTGTCCGGACTCGACGGGCGGGTGGGCGCGACCGAGTTCGTGCTGGCAGGCGACGTCGACAACCCACTGCTGGGTCCGGAAGGGGCCGCCGCGGTGTTCGCGCCGCAGAAGGGCGCACGCACCGCCGATGTGGCACTGCTCGAGGCGGCACTGACCCGATGGGCGGCGATGCTCGAGTCCCAGCCGGGAGTGCGCCCGGCTTCGACCGAGCCGGGTGCCGGAGCTGCCGGCGGGGTCGGGTTCGCCGCGCTCGCGGCACTCGGTGCGCGGCGTGAGCCGGGTGCGGAGGTCGTGCAGCGCCTGACCGGCCTGGCGGCGGCGATCGACGACGCCGACCTGGTCGTGACCGGCGAGGGGAGTCTGGACGAACAGAGTCTGGCCGGCAAAGCTCCGATCGGGGTTGCGCGTGCTGCGAGCGCGGCCGGCGTTCCGGCCGTCGCGGTGTGCGGCCGGACCACCCTGACGCCCGCACAGCTGCAGCAGGTCGGGTTCTTGCGGGTCTATGCCGTGACCGACCTCGCACCCGACATTGCCACCGCCATCGCGAACGCGCGCGGGTATGTCGTGCAGCTCGGTCGCCGCCTGGCGCAGGACGCACACGCGATCGTCGACCGCGCCGCGCACTGA